GCTGGTTACAGGGTTTTCCACCCACAAATCCCCATCACAACACATTCCTGTTCGTTTTGCTGTTTTTTCCCAAAAATCTCTAATGTTTCTGGGACGATCGAAATTATCTTGATTTAACGTGATTAAATGACCGCTTATGATCGGACGAATCGTAAAGAAACGACCATATTCTGTAGAAAGTTTCTTTAAAAACGGCTCAAGTGCCCAGCACTCCGGACAGAGTGGGTCAATAAAAACATAAATTTCAATGGGCTTCTGAACAAAATCAAAAAAGCTATATTTTTCCGATGTGTTTTGATACAAGGGATCTACTCCGGAATATTCCCAACTCACACCGATTCTCCTTTCTCCTATTCTGGCGTGTTCATCATGTGGTTTGCAGTTAAGGTTAGTTTTTCAAATATAGCTGAACGATAAGGTTCTTCGATTTCTGCTTCGATGAGTGCATGTGCCATACAATTAAGCCAAGCATCTTTATGTGCTGGAGTAATTTTAAAAGGTAAATGCCTCCTGCGCAACATTGGATGCCCTCGTTCTTCTGCATATAAGGGCGGTCCACCAAAAAATTGAGTGAGGAACAATTTTTGTTTATGGATTGTTTCTGTTAAATCTTCTGGAAATATAGGAATTAAATCAGGATGTTTGCCAACTCTTACATAGAACGCTTCAACCAGTCGCTCAACGGCAGGTATCCCACCAATTGCTTCAAAAATAGAGTTTGTTTGGTTCTTCATGTGCAGTCCCCTTACCAGTTTCTATATATTGTAGCAACGGAAGGCTTGCTGGGCAAATAATCTGATTATCCAAGCTCTAAATAAAGAGAGGTATTTGAGAACCTCTATTTTTAAAAAAGGCTACAAACTGGTAAAGAACCGTTCAATTTTATTAGGTGTGTTGCGTATAGGAATTCCAAACTTGTGTAGTAATTTATGGAAATAATCAATGCCCGATTCTTGTGATGTAGCCTCTAGTTCGAGCTCATAGTCTGCTTTTCCATTATACATACTATAATCTAAAACGAGAAGAATATCTTCTATCTGCAATTCCCTGCGTTCGGTAGTTAGACTGCCAAGGCATTGTAAAGAATGGATATCTATACCTAGCTGTTTTAGCTGTTTAGCAGTTGCTTTCTTTTCAACCATTTCCCCATGGATACAAGCTTCTGCCTCTGTTTCTGTTAACATATCATGTGTCTCAAGCAGACCATGCTTATGCGGCTGTTTTAAAGTTAGTTGATAACGTCCATTTTTTTGCCTAATTCGTAATGCGCTCCCTAAATCTTGCAAAGTGCGCTCCTTTGTTTCAAAATAATAATTGGTTTGAGTTATCGCTTCGATTGGAAATGGGATATCAGTTAATAATTTATTGTACTCACTGGGAGTTAATAAATTTTTAAATTCAATTTCTATTTCTTGGGTCATACTCGACCTCCTCTAGGATTTACTACAGTTGTGCTATCATTGATTATCGCTAATCTGTTGTAAATTTGCAAAGATTAGTTATCGCTACAATTTATGGTACAATAATAGGGGCTTATAACTATTTTTTTGCTTATAATTTGATTCAACCTATAGGCGGTGTTTAATGTGAACTGGCAGTCCATACTAGCGCCATATGCGCAAGTTGTTGAAGAATTAAAAATCAAATTAAAAGGAATTCGTAAACAGTTCGAATACGAATCTGAACATTCACCGATAGAATTTATAACTGGTCGTGTAAAACCAGTACCTAGTATTATCGAAAAAGCTGAGAATCGGAAAATCTTATTGGAAGATATAGAAACTGAAATCCAAGATATTGCAGGTGTAAGAGTTATGTGTCAATTTGTAGATGACATTTATACCGTTGTAGAAATGATTCGCGCTAGAAATGATTTAACTATTATTGAAGAAAAAGATTATGTGTCTGAGAAAAAAGAAAGTGGTTATCGATCCTACCATCTCATTATTGAGTATCCGGTAGAGACAATAACGGGCATGAAAAAATTGTTAGCAGAAATTCAAATTCGAACACTGGCCATGAATTTTTGGGCGACCAATGAGCATTCGTTAAATTATAAGTATAGGGGTAGTATACCAGCTAATATTAAAGTGCGGTTGCAAAATGCAGCAGAAGCTGCTTTTCAATTGGATGAAGAAATGTCAAAGATTAAACATGAAGTTCAAGAAGCTCAAAAAATGTTTCATCGAAAGTAGAGACCTCCCTAAGCTTTATAACAAAGGAATGACTTTTTTATTCATGAGTGGGCATTCGAATCTTGTTTCATGTTTCAATACGAATGCGTTATGTTACTTTGATCATTTATAAGATAGGAATGCTTGTCCTTACTGAACAAGCGTGCAATATATCCCATATATAAGGTGCTGTAAGATTCCCACTTGAGGAGTTGGATCATATCTGTACTGCAACAAGTCTAAGTGGGAGATAAACAGCACCTAAATGCCCTGTTTCGTAAGAGGCCTTTAGGTCATCCCTTGGGCTACTAACAATCAGTGGGGGGAATGAAAAGCCCCACTGATGGAAGGTTCACTTTATTACTTAAAAAATGAGAGGAGGAGGCAATGATGAAGTTCGCTATTGTATCAAAAGGAGACGAGCGCTCCGAACAAATAAAAGCGACAATAAAGCAGTATTTAACAGATTTTCAATTGGAGTATGATCAAAAT
This genomic interval from Virgibacillus pantothenticus contains the following:
- a CDS encoding globin translates to MKNQTNSIFEAIGGIPAVERLVEAFYVRVGKHPDLIPIFPEDLTETIHKQKLFLTQFFGGPPLYAEERGHPMLRRRHLPFKITPAHKDAWLNCMAHALIEAEIEEPYRSAIFEKLTLTANHMMNTPE
- a CDS encoding CYTH domain-containing protein — protein: MTQEIEIEFKNLLTPSEYNKLLTDIPFPIEAITQTNYYFETKERTLQDLGSALRIRQKNGRYQLTLKQPHKHGLLETHDMLTETEAEACIHGEMVEKKATAKQLKQLGIDIHSLQCLGSLTTERRELQIEDILLVLDYSMYNGKADYELELEATSQESGIDYFHKLLHKFGIPIRNTPNKIERFFTSL
- a CDS encoding GTP pyrophosphokinase — encoded protein: MNWQSILAPYAQVVEELKIKLKGIRKQFEYESEHSPIEFITGRVKPVPSIIEKAENRKILLEDIETEIQDIAGVRVMCQFVDDIYTVVEMIRARNDLTIIEEKDYVSEKKESGYRSYHLIIEYPVETITGMKKLLAEIQIRTLAMNFWATNEHSLNYKYRGSIPANIKVRLQNAAEAAFQLDEEMSKIKHEVQEAQKMFHRK